Proteins co-encoded in one Deltaproteobacteria bacterium genomic window:
- a CDS encoding HAMP domain-containing protein, which yields MKKRIIFLLILNMAIILVSLGIISHLSVNASIQRSLENRLALANIIGKYVDYILENNLKRLYDVSLSGKIDFTDKDWEPEKKALKAAIEYSIFTGRIFLTDLHGNVVIAYPHQEGEDVNLSGIPEVSRTLRGLKPVISAVHTVESTNRKIILALVPLKDKNGDVVGVAGGEIDPTNYLLSQIIRTIPIGADSYIELVDSRGVIIASNDPRRILTCSERYKFLGNLINERKASTLSCHRCKETPPGAKAGKDMLAFAPLSTAPWGIIVRDPQDTVFLPSISLRKGFLVLSVIAIITASLLAIGLSRSIVRPVRSLIDATQRIARGNLEDPIEATAGDEIGTLSRSFDEMRIKLAESHESIQKYSSDLESRVADRTKELNRSRGKLAVLLREIITAGEDERKRIARELHDDTSQCVNAILISLDSVIMRFPADDPRRKHLQQIREQCMSMLKGLHRMIKDLRPPILDDLGLESAIKWVLEKHVGEKGIHFELNTMGNYDEMKAKVQGALDNSKIELVLFRVAQEAIINICKHADAKNVSVSVTFWETGIGMEIQDDGKGFDAAQVLEPVRDENQWGFGLLGMEERIALLDGKLTIHSEPGWGTLIKVYIPIRPEPAPDGSEGNG from the coding sequence ATGAAGAAACGGATCATCTTCCTGCTGATCCTGAACATGGCCATCATACTGGTCAGCCTCGGGATAATCAGCCATCTGAGCGTTAACGCCAGTATCCAGCGGTCCCTCGAAAACCGGCTCGCGCTTGCGAACATCATCGGCAAGTACGTCGACTACATACTCGAAAACAACCTGAAGCGGCTCTACGACGTCTCTCTTTCCGGAAAGATCGACTTCACGGACAAGGACTGGGAGCCGGAGAAGAAGGCGTTAAAGGCCGCCATCGAGTATTCGATTTTCACGGGCCGGATCTTCCTGACGGACCTGCACGGGAACGTGGTCATAGCCTACCCGCACCAGGAAGGGGAGGACGTAAACCTTTCCGGCATCCCGGAGGTGAGCAGGACGCTGCGGGGTCTGAAACCCGTAATCTCCGCGGTGCACACGGTCGAATCCACGAACCGGAAAATCATCCTCGCGCTTGTTCCGCTGAAGGACAAGAACGGGGACGTTGTGGGGGTGGCGGGGGGGGAGATCGATCCCACGAACTATCTACTTTCGCAGATAATCCGGACGATACCCATTGGCGCGGACAGCTACATCGAACTCGTGGACAGCCGCGGCGTCATCATCGCCTCCAACGACCCGAGGCGCATCCTAACCTGCAGCGAGCGGTACAAGTTCCTGGGCAACCTGATAAACGAAAGGAAGGCTTCGACGTTAAGCTGCCACCGTTGCAAGGAGACGCCTCCCGGCGCCAAGGCGGGGAAGGACATGCTGGCCTTCGCCCCGCTCTCGACCGCCCCTTGGGGGATCATAGTGCGGGATCCCCAGGATACCGTGTTCCTGCCCTCCATCAGCCTGCGGAAGGGCTTCCTGGTCCTGAGCGTTATAGCCATCATCACCGCATCGCTGCTGGCGATCGGGCTTTCCCGCAGCATCGTCCGGCCTGTGCGTTCCCTTATCGACGCCACGCAGAGGATCGCCCGGGGGAACCTCGAGGACCCCATCGAGGCGACGGCAGGCGACGAAATCGGGACCTTGAGCCGGAGCTTCGACGAGATGCGGATCAAACTGGCGGAATCGCACGAAAGCATCCAGAAGTACAGTTCCGATCTGGAGAGCCGGGTTGCCGACAGGACGAAGGAGCTCAACCGCAGCAGGGGAAAACTCGCGGTGCTGCTGCGTGAGATCATCACCGCCGGGGAGGACGAACGGAAGCGGATCGCGCGGGAGCTGCACGACGACACGAGCCAGTGCGTGAACGCCATCCTCATCTCGCTCGACTCTGTCATCATGCGGTTCCCCGCCGACGATCCCCGGCGGAAGCATCTGCAGCAGATCCGGGAGCAGTGCATGTCGATGCTGAAAGGGCTCCACAGGATGATCAAGGATCTCCGCCCCCCCATCCTCGACGATCTCGGCCTCGAATCGGCCATCAAGTGGGTCCTCGAGAAGCATGTGGGGGAAAAGGGAATCCATTTCGAGTTGAACACGATGGGAAACTACGACGAAATGAAGGCGAAGGTCCAGGGCGCCCTCGACAACTCGAAGATCGAGCTGGTGTTGTTCAGGGTCGCGCAGGAAGCCATCATCAACATTTGCAAGCACGCAGACGCCAAAAACGTCTCGGTATCTGTTACATTCTGGGAAACGGGCATCGGGATGGAAATCCAGGACGACGGCAAGGGATTCGATGCGGCGCAGGTTCTCGAGCCGGTGAGGGACGAGAACCAATGGGGGTTCGGACTTCTCGGGATGGAGGAGCGAATCGCCCTGCTGGACGGCAAGCTGACGATCCATTCGGAGCCGGGGTGGGGGACGTTGATCAAGGTGTACATTCCGATACGGCCCGAACCTGCACCGGACGGGTCGGAAGGAAACGGGTGA
- a CDS encoding cytochrome b/b6 domain-containing protein, producing the protein MTTGKDTVMEKGKRKIRRFSTFRIVEHWMIVMSSAVLLATGLCQRFWHVESAQWFILKLGGIDSVRLIHRYAGVFFTMEILVHVGVAFAGVAARKWDSSMFITRDDLIAAIHNIRYYFGLEDHAARCDRYDYMEKFEYWTILIGGFLMIGTGAVLWLPTTVTRILPGEIIPAAKVLHSNEAMLIFLINAIWHIYNSIFSPEVFPLDTSIFTGYISRERMLREHPLELARIEGVGPDDLLGDGLKEEESPADPAGTAQTAGGGERVPR; encoded by the coding sequence GTGACGACAGGGAAGGACACGGTCATGGAGAAGGGTAAAAGGAAGATCCGGAGGTTCAGCACGTTCCGGATCGTCGAGCACTGGATGATCGTCATGAGCTCGGCGGTCCTGCTGGCCACGGGCCTCTGCCAGAGGTTCTGGCACGTGGAGTCCGCCCAATGGTTCATCCTTAAACTGGGGGGAATCGACAGCGTCCGCCTGATCCACCGGTATGCGGGGGTCTTTTTCACAATGGAGATCCTGGTTCACGTAGGCGTGGCGTTCGCGGGAGTCGCGGCCAGGAAATGGGACTCGTCGATGTTCATCACCCGGGACGACCTGATCGCCGCCATCCACAATATACGGTACTACTTCGGGCTCGAGGACCACGCGGCCCGGTGCGACCGGTACGACTACATGGAGAAGTTCGAGTACTGGACCATCCTGATCGGCGGTTTCCTCATGATCGGTACCGGCGCCGTCCTGTGGCTGCCGACGACCGTCACGCGCATACTGCCCGGGGAGATCATACCCGCAGCGAAAGTGCTCCATTCCAACGAGGCGATGCTGATCTTCCTCATCAACGCCATCTGGCACATCTATAATTCCATCTTCAGCCCGGAGGTCTTCCCCCTGGACACGAGTATCTTCACCGGATACATATCCAGGGAGCGGATGCTGCGGGAGCACCCGCTCGAGCTGGCGCGGATCGAGGGAGTGGGGCCTGACGACCTGCTGGGCGACGGGCTGAAGGAGGAGGAATCCCCGGCGGACCCGGCCGGGACCGCCCAGACCGCAGGCGGCGGGGAGCGCGTTCCCCGTTGA